Genomic DNA from Thiosocius teredinicola:
AATGGTTATGGCGCCGGCAATGGCTACACCAATGGCGTGCTCGACGGTGCTGGCGACGCTGCCGGTGAAGGCACCTTCAGCATGAACTTCTCGGGCCGCGGCCACACCAACATGCGCGGTTACGGCAATGGCTACGGTTACGGCGACGGCTATGGCCGTGGCTACAACTACAACGCGCCTTACTGGGCAGCGCCTTACGGTGCACCGGCCTATACCGCGCCGACGATGACCAAGGAACAGCAGGAAGCCATGGCCGAGCAGCAGGCGAAAGCCGTAGAAGCTCAGCGCAAGGCAGCCGAACAGTATGCTGCCAAGCAGGCCGAGGCCTTCAAGGCTGCGCAAGAAGCCCAGCGCAAGGCAGCTGAGCAGTACGCTGCTCAGGCTCCTCAGCAGATGCAGTTCCGCGCTCCCGAGATGCCGGAATTCGCGATGCCCGAGATGACCCGTCCGGAGCGCCCGGAAATGCCGAAGTTCGACATGCAGCGTCCTGAGCGTCCGCCGATGCCTGAGTTCGCTCGCGCTGAACGCCCGGAAATGACCGGCAACTGCTTCAAGCCGATGACTCGCCCGGTAGCTTTCGAAGCGCCCAAGGCACCTGAAATGTCGGCTGATATGAAGCAGCGTCTTGAGTCTATGAAGGCCAAGCAGGAAGAGCAGAAGGCTGCCATGCAGGCCAAGATGGAAGAAATGAAGAAGGCGATGGAAGAGCGACGCGCTCAGATGCAGCAGGGCTGCAAGCAGATCTAATCTGCACTTCGCTGGCATTCAGCAAATAGAAAACGCCCGGCATGGCCGGGCGTTTTTTTTTCGGCTCGCGTCTGCGACAGACAG
This window encodes:
- a CDS encoding sulfur globule family protein, which encodes MTKLTRIALAAAIATASASASAWWGNGYNNSYNNGYGAGNGYTNGVLDGAGDAAGEGTFSMNFSGRGHTNMRGYGNGYGYGDGYGRGYNYNAPYWAAPYGAPAYTAPTMTKEQQEAMAEQQAKAVEAQRKAAEQYAAKQAEAFKAAQEAQRKAAEQYAAQAPQQMQFRAPEMPEFAMPEMTRPERPEMPKFDMQRPERPPMPEFARAERPEMTGNCFKPMTRPVAFEAPKAPEMSADMKQRLESMKAKQEEQKAAMQAKMEEMKKAMEERRAQMQQGCKQI